In the Paenibacillus pabuli genome, one interval contains:
- a CDS encoding GNAT family N-acetyltransferase, producing the protein MDQVNIEHNPPTAAEYLALRQIAGLSAMSKEGAEIGLPNSLFAVCLRKEDALVGMGRVIGDGGCFFQVVDIAVHPDVQGRGYGKLIMSEIMNYLHEHVPARGLVSLLADVPADRLYSQFGFTYTRPRSEGMWWKQGEDGPI; encoded by the coding sequence ATGGATCAGGTGAATATTGAACACAATCCACCCACAGCAGCGGAGTATCTTGCCTTGCGACAAATTGCCGGTCTCAGTGCGATGAGCAAGGAGGGAGCAGAAATTGGACTGCCGAACAGTCTTTTTGCCGTATGTTTACGTAAAGAGGATGCACTGGTAGGCATGGGCAGGGTTATTGGAGATGGAGGCTGTTTCTTTCAGGTGGTGGATATTGCTGTCCACCCGGATGTTCAGGGCAGGGGGTATGGCAAGTTGATTATGAGCGAGATCATGAATTACTTGCATGAACATGTGCCTGCTCGAGGCTTGGTGAGTCTTCTTGCGGATGTACCTGCAGATCGCCTGTACTCCCAATTTGGCTTCACCTATACCCGCCCGAGATCGGAAGGCATGTGGTGGAAGCAAGGGGAGGATGGACCGATATAA
- a CDS encoding NAD(P)-dependent oxidoreductase, translating into MKVAIFGATGTIGKTILWELMDRGHEVTAIVRDPSKVEMVHERLRVEKGDLLNPDQVADLTAGQEAVISAYGPKFGEEEELLEVTRSLIEGVRRGKASRLVVVGGAGSLLTDSGEMLMDTPGFPEEVRTLAKAHLDAYGLIEESDIHWTYMSPAATITSGPRTGHFRIGMNRLVTDDLGESTISVGDFAAALVDELDDPQFIGSRFTVAY; encoded by the coding sequence ATGAAAGTTGCGATTTTTGGAGCAACCGGAACGATTGGAAAGACAATACTGTGGGAGCTGATGGACCGCGGGCATGAAGTGACTGCGATTGTGCGTGACCCGTCCAAAGTGGAAATGGTTCATGAACGTCTTCGTGTGGAAAAGGGCGATTTGTTGAATCCGGATCAGGTAGCCGATCTAACAGCAGGTCAGGAAGCTGTCATTAGTGCCTATGGCCCGAAATTCGGAGAAGAAGAGGAGCTGCTGGAAGTTACACGTTCACTGATTGAGGGTGTTCGCCGCGGCAAAGCCAGCCGTCTGGTTGTCGTTGGCGGAGCCGGCAGTCTGCTGACCGATTCGGGTGAGATGCTGATGGATACACCTGGCTTCCCGGAGGAAGTTAGAACACTGGCGAAGGCACACTTGGATGCTTATGGCTTAATCGAGGAATCGGATATCCACTGGACGTACATGAGCCCGGCGGCAACAATCACATCCGGACCGCGGACAGGTCATTTCCGTATTGGCATGAATCGTTTGGTGACCGATGATCTGGGAGAGAGCACGATCTCGGTTGGCGACTTCGCCGCAGCATTGGTGGATGAGCTTGATGATCCGCAGTTTATTGGTTCCCGTTTTACAGTAGCCTACTAA